Within the Fusarium keratoplasticum isolate Fu6.1 chromosome 1, whole genome shotgun sequence genome, the region TTGAAAACGACCTCCCAGCCTCGGATCGACTCTCCTCCCCTCGCGACGGAAGCAATTCTATTATGTCGGGAAACAACAACTGGCAGGAGGAAGCTATGCGGCGTCTTCGGCAGATGCAGCAGGCCCGCGGCGGCTATGGTGGAGGCGGCCCTCAGATGCCTCGAGCAGCCGGCGGTGCCGTCTTTGCCAGTCTGCTCATCGCTGGTGGTGCTGTGCTCTTGTCCAACTCGCTGTTCAACGTCGATGGTGGTCACCGGGCCATCAAGTACCGGAGGATAAGCGGTGTTAGCAAGGAGATTTACGCCGAAGGTAAAAGAGACGACCCTCGGGCGATTCGGTAGTCGTGATCAAGAGCTGGGAGGCTGACAAAACCGGACAGGAACTCACATCAACATCCCCTGGTTCGAGACCCCGATTGTGTACGATGTCCGAGCGAAGCCGCGCAACGTCGCCTCGTTGACGGGCACCAAGGACCTGCAGATGGTCAACATCACCTGCCGTGTGCTCTCGCGGCCTCAGATCGACGCCCTGCCCCAGATCTACCGGACACTAGGCGCCGACTACGACGAGCGTGTGCTGCCTTCGATTGTTAACGAGGTTCTCAAGAGCGTCGTCGCCCAGTTCAACGCTAGCCAGCTCATCACTCAGCGAGAGATGGTTGCTAGACTGGTGCGAGAGAACCTTTCCCGACGAGCCGCCCGGTTCAACATTCTCCTCGATGATGTGTCTCTGACTGTATGTACCATGCGATTGGCTTTTGTGTGCATGGCTAATGGTATACTAGCATCTCGCCTTCTCCCCCGAATTCACTGCcgccgtcgaggccaagcaggTGGCCCAGCAAGAGGCTCAGCGAGCAGccttcatcgtcgacaaggCGCGAcaggagaagcaggccatggTTGTCAAGGCGCAGGGTGAGGCACGCTCCGCCGAGCTGATCggtgaggccatcaagaagaacaaggcctACGtggagctcaagaagattgagaaCGCCCGGTACATCGCCACCCAGCTCCAGGAGGCTGGCTCCAAGAACAGGCTGCTGCTCGACTCTGAGGGTCT harbors:
- a CDS encoding Prohibitin, whose product is MSGNNNWQEEAMRRLRQMQQARGGYGGGGPQMPRAAGGAVFASLLIAGGAVLLSNSLFNVDGGHRAIKYRRISGVSKEIYAEGTHINIPWFETPIVYDVRAKPRNVASLTGTKDLQMVNITCRVLSRPQIDALPQIYRTLGADYDERVLPSIVNEVLKSVVAQFNASQLITQREMVARLVRENLSRRAARFNILLDDVSLTHLAFSPEFTAAVEAKQVAQQEAQRAAFIVDKARQEKQAMVVKAQGEARSAELIGEAIKKNKAYVELKKIENARYIATQLQEAGSKNRLLLDSEGLGLNVFENNEKN